In Chanodichthys erythropterus isolate Z2021 chromosome 9, ASM2448905v1, whole genome shotgun sequence, a genomic segment contains:
- the LOC137026176 gene encoding GRAM domain-containing protein 2B, whose protein sequence is MEKQSVSEDSTLQCRSDAGRPMCSVPPHQQMNECVSIRQYAENGDEEEGNKMTRPDAFISLDAEADVSARRRKPTLVRSKTFDPSLLLQVQSDSESKCERRKPQSCQSLRTNSQYHKVFKDISEDEHLRQSYTCALQKDILYQGRLFVSENWICFHSKVFGKDTKIAIPVSSVTVIKKTKTAILVPNALVISTAHERHVFVSFLSRDTTFKVLMSVCPHLVEKSLGNSQKILGAHPASLPTDFPADLSDLDAPVRPTVQHVDDSSSSDCPESPTFVKTPKFPKRSQAFIEVTKRDGELDSHPQQEIQATTNLPYTGPPGSAEVEFMKTLRPVSLSLNALVLIYLSLVCVLLLSSCYMAFKIVSLEERLTSLVSLEFPHKRDEYLYAGDTAEIYSVLSASLLKLEKIHRNLQRLMESVTDA, encoded by the exons TCAGTATGCTGAAAACGGAGACGAGGAGGAAGGAAACAAAATGACGAGGCCTGACGCTTTCATCTCACTGGATGCTGAAGCTGATGTCTCTGCAAGAAGAAGAAAACCAACCCTCGTTAG ATCCAAAACATTTGATCCTTCACTTCTTCTGCAAGTCCAGAGTGACTCTGAATCAAAGTGTGAACGCAGGAAACCACAGTCCTGTCAG TCTCTGCGCACTAATTCCCAGTACCACAAAGTTTTTAAAGACATAAGTGAAGATGAGCATCTGAGACAGA GTTACACCTGCGCCCTGCAGAAGGACATACTGTACCAGGGGAGGCTGTTTGTGTCCGAGAACTGGATTTGTTTCCATTCAAAAGTGTTTGGAAAAGACACAAAG aTTGCGATTCCAGTGTCTTCAGTGACCGTCATCAAGAAAACGAAGACGGCCATCTTGGTGCCAAACGCACTGGTGATTTCTACAGCACACGAGCGG CATGTGTTTGTGTCGTTTCTGTCTCGAGACACGACTTTCAAAGTTTTGATGTCCGTGTGCCCTCATCTGGTT GAGAAGAGTCTTGGAAACAGTCAGAAGATTCTGGGAGCTCATCCGGCATCTCTGCCCACG GATTTCCCTGCGGATCTGTCCGATCTGGACGCTCCGGTCAGACCGACGGTTCAGCATGTGGACGACAGCAGCAGCTCCGACTGTCCAGAGTCGCCGACCTTCGTGAAAACACCGA AATTTCCAAAACGATCCCAAGCTTTTATTGAAGTGACTAAACGAGACGGTGAACTGGATTCTCATCCGCAACAAGAAATCCAGGCTACAACAAACTTACCGTACACTG GACCTCCAGGATCAGCGGAGGTGGAGTTCATGAAAACCCTGAGGCCggtgtctctctctctgaacGCTCTGGTGTtgatctatctgtctct GGTTTGTGTCCTGCTGTTGTCCTCCTGTTACATGGCCTTCAAGATTGTGTCTCTGGAGGAACGTCTGACGTCTCTTGTGTCACTGGAGTTTCCTCATAAAAG AGATGAATATCTGTACGCTGGAGACACAGCTGAGATCTACTCGGTTCTTTCTGcaagtcttctgaagctggAAAAG ATTCACAGAAACCTGCAGAGACTGATGGAGAGCGTGACTGACGCCTGA